The following coding sequences lie in one Rutidosis leptorrhynchoides isolate AG116_Rl617_1_P2 chromosome 4, CSIRO_AGI_Rlap_v1, whole genome shotgun sequence genomic window:
- the LOC139843869 gene encoding actin-related protein 2/3 complex subunit 2B isoform X1, translating into MKKTRTACFERASPALKQILLQLYCADKPLEVEHNLHEFGSLQYHIQSYATEPHHAYLSISTPVLSTSSSIIYGFSRPNLQTVKKICREVVEIIEPARAGYQLTLKIDFTKIPRKRDAEKIITDISSVQAAILSSQLKQILTTVSTQEITEGAYKPIKLVYHPNEPFYVVKQPTKLTAVFPIRLKEDSDVVIAKAFFQVIVSSVTMGQTGLTARPICHLLLSSLFVDFEFYCLTQELVDVGRSGVCPKAPSCYWSPIPPPELRGESMKDLSTNGGFVSFDIFARHVHGKKLDKTVWNLLNFNALVKYHVKCTKGFVQRRMRSRLDSLVEALQHTSKEDGQHIEKVKGRRRGLKKLINFTRRTITTKRWNLTKKIKRIRSRIRIRGFKKFHRGWLKLPCFSSVMKYQKLDKF; encoded by the exons ATGAAGAAAACAAGAACAGCTTGTTTTGAGAGAGCATCGCCAGCACTAAAGCAGATTCTGCTCCAACTCTATTG TGCGGATAAGCCTTTGGAAGTCGAACACAACTTACATGAGTTTGGGTCTTTGCAATACCACATTCAG TCATATGCAACAGAACCACATCATGCATACCTGTCCATCTCAACCCCTGTTTTGTCCACCAGTTCCTCGATCATatatggattttcgcgtcccaattTACAGACCGTAAAGAAAATATGTCGTGAAGTAGTTGAGATTATTGAACCAGCAAGAGCAGGATATCAGCTAACACTCAAAATCGATTTCACTAAAATTCCTCGCAAGAGAG ATGCAGAGAAGATAATTACAGATATTTCATCGGTGCAAGCAGCAATACTTAGCTCTCAGCTAAAACAAATTTTAACGACCGTTAGCACCCAAGAGATAACTGAAGGGGCATACAAGCCAATCAAACTTGTCTATCATCCTAACGAGCCTTTTTATGTCGTTAAACAG CCAACGAAGCTGACTGCAGTGTTTCCAATCCGATTGAAAGAGGATTCAGATGTAGTAATCGCCAAAGCTTTCTTTCAGGTTATTGTATCTTCAGTTACTATGGGTCAAACGGGTCTTACGGCCCGCCCAATTTGCCACCTCTTACTTTCAtccctttttgttgactttgaattTTATTGTTTGACTCAGGAGCTTGTAGATGTTGGAAGATCGGGTGTGTGTCCGAAGGCACCTTCTTGCTACTGGTCACCTATTCCGCCTCCAGAATTAAGAGGAGAATCTATGAAGGATTTGAGCACTAATGGAGGTTTCGTTTCGTTTG ACATATTTGCCCGGCATGTTCATGGCAAGAAACTAGACAAGACTGTATGGAACTTGCTTAACTTCAATGCATTAGTCAAATATCATGTAAAG TGCACTAAAGGATTTGTGCAACGAAGGATGAGAAGCCGTTTGGATAGCTTGGTTGAG GCTCTGCAGCACACAAGCAAGGAAGATGGTCAACATATCGAAAAAGTTAAAG GGCGGCGTAGGGGCTTGAAGAAACTGATCAACTTTACCAGACGTACGATCACTACGAAAAGATGGAACTTGACAAAAAAGATTAAGAGAATTCGTTCAAGAATAAGGATCCGTGGATTCAAAAAGTTTCATAGAGGATGGTTAAAACTTCCTTGTTTCTCTTCAGTAATGAAATATCAGAAGTTAGACAAGTTTTAA
- the LOC139843869 gene encoding actin-related protein 2/3 complex subunit 2B isoform X2 — protein sequence MKKTRTACFERASPALKQILLQLYCADKPLEVEHNLHEFGSLQYHIQSYATEPHHAYLSISTPVLSTSSSIIYGFSRPNLQTVKKICREVVEIIEPARAGYQLTLKIDFTKIPRKRDAEKIITDISSVQAAILSSQLKQILTTVSTQEITEGAYKPIKLVYHPNEPFYVVKQPTKLTAVFPIRLKEDSDVVIAKAFFQELVDVGRSGVCPKAPSCYWSPIPPPELRGESMKDLSTNGGFVSFDIFARHVHGKKLDKTVWNLLNFNALVKYHVKCTKGFVQRRMRSRLDSLVEALQHTSKEDGQHIEKVKGRRRGLKKLINFTRRTITTKRWNLTKKIKRIRSRIRIRGFKKFHRGWLKLPCFSSVMKYQKLDKF from the exons ATGAAGAAAACAAGAACAGCTTGTTTTGAGAGAGCATCGCCAGCACTAAAGCAGATTCTGCTCCAACTCTATTG TGCGGATAAGCCTTTGGAAGTCGAACACAACTTACATGAGTTTGGGTCTTTGCAATACCACATTCAG TCATATGCAACAGAACCACATCATGCATACCTGTCCATCTCAACCCCTGTTTTGTCCACCAGTTCCTCGATCATatatggattttcgcgtcccaattTACAGACCGTAAAGAAAATATGTCGTGAAGTAGTTGAGATTATTGAACCAGCAAGAGCAGGATATCAGCTAACACTCAAAATCGATTTCACTAAAATTCCTCGCAAGAGAG ATGCAGAGAAGATAATTACAGATATTTCATCGGTGCAAGCAGCAATACTTAGCTCTCAGCTAAAACAAATTTTAACGACCGTTAGCACCCAAGAGATAACTGAAGGGGCATACAAGCCAATCAAACTTGTCTATCATCCTAACGAGCCTTTTTATGTCGTTAAACAG CCAACGAAGCTGACTGCAGTGTTTCCAATCCGATTGAAAGAGGATTCAGATGTAGTAATCGCCAAAGCTTTCTTTCAG GAGCTTGTAGATGTTGGAAGATCGGGTGTGTGTCCGAAGGCACCTTCTTGCTACTGGTCACCTATTCCGCCTCCAGAATTAAGAGGAGAATCTATGAAGGATTTGAGCACTAATGGAGGTTTCGTTTCGTTTG ACATATTTGCCCGGCATGTTCATGGCAAGAAACTAGACAAGACTGTATGGAACTTGCTTAACTTCAATGCATTAGTCAAATATCATGTAAAG TGCACTAAAGGATTTGTGCAACGAAGGATGAGAAGCCGTTTGGATAGCTTGGTTGAG GCTCTGCAGCACACAAGCAAGGAAGATGGTCAACATATCGAAAAAGTTAAAG GGCGGCGTAGGGGCTTGAAGAAACTGATCAACTTTACCAGACGTACGATCACTACGAAAAGATGGAACTTGACAAAAAAGATTAAGAGAATTCGTTCAAGAATAAGGATCCGTGGATTCAAAAAGTTTCATAGAGGATGGTTAAAACTTCCTTGTTTCTCTTCAGTAATGAAATATCAGAAGTTAGACAAGTTTTAA
- the LOC139843869 gene encoding actin-related protein 2/3 complex subunit 2B isoform X3, whose translation MKKTRTACFERASPALKQILLQLYCADKPLEVEHNLHEFGSLQYHIQSYATEPHHAYLSISTPVLSTSSSIIYGFSRPNLQTVKKICREVVEIIEPARAGYQLTLKIDFTKIPRKRDAEKIITDISSVQAAILSSQLKQILTTVSTQEITEGAYKPIKLVYHPNEPFYVVKQPTKLTAVFPIRLKEDSDVVIAKAFFQELVDVGRSGVCPKAPSCYWSPIPPPELRGESMKDLSTNGGFVSFDIFARHVHGKKLDKTVWNLLNFNALVKYHVKCTKGFVQRRMRSRLDSLVEQTAGSAAHKQGRWSTYRKS comes from the exons ATGAAGAAAACAAGAACAGCTTGTTTTGAGAGAGCATCGCCAGCACTAAAGCAGATTCTGCTCCAACTCTATTG TGCGGATAAGCCTTTGGAAGTCGAACACAACTTACATGAGTTTGGGTCTTTGCAATACCACATTCAG TCATATGCAACAGAACCACATCATGCATACCTGTCCATCTCAACCCCTGTTTTGTCCACCAGTTCCTCGATCATatatggattttcgcgtcccaattTACAGACCGTAAAGAAAATATGTCGTGAAGTAGTTGAGATTATTGAACCAGCAAGAGCAGGATATCAGCTAACACTCAAAATCGATTTCACTAAAATTCCTCGCAAGAGAG ATGCAGAGAAGATAATTACAGATATTTCATCGGTGCAAGCAGCAATACTTAGCTCTCAGCTAAAACAAATTTTAACGACCGTTAGCACCCAAGAGATAACTGAAGGGGCATACAAGCCAATCAAACTTGTCTATCATCCTAACGAGCCTTTTTATGTCGTTAAACAG CCAACGAAGCTGACTGCAGTGTTTCCAATCCGATTGAAAGAGGATTCAGATGTAGTAATCGCCAAAGCTTTCTTTCAG GAGCTTGTAGATGTTGGAAGATCGGGTGTGTGTCCGAAGGCACCTTCTTGCTACTGGTCACCTATTCCGCCTCCAGAATTAAGAGGAGAATCTATGAAGGATTTGAGCACTAATGGAGGTTTCGTTTCGTTTG ACATATTTGCCCGGCATGTTCATGGCAAGAAACTAGACAAGACTGTATGGAACTTGCTTAACTTCAATGCATTAGTCAAATATCATGTAAAG TGCACTAAAGGATTTGTGCAACGAAGGATGAGAAGCCGTTTGGATAGCTTGGTTGAG CAAACTGCAGGCTCTGCAGCACACAAGCAAGGAAGATGGTCAACATATCGAAAAAGTTAA
- the LOC139843409 gene encoding protein PROTON GRADIENT REGULATION 5, chloroplastic-like, producing MATSSVNATGFSSSFHGSWGTSINGEEFSTMVAKTKPTHVRVGNPLRSGPMMGNVNEGKGLFAPLVVITRNIVGKKRFNQLRGKAIALHSQVITEFCKSIGADQKQRQGLIRLAKKNGERLGFLA from the exons ATGGCAACTTCATCAGTTAATGCAACAGGGTTCTCATCATCTTTTCATGGAAGTTGGGGGACTTCCATAAATGGTGAAGAATTTTCCACAATGGTGGCCAAGACTAAACCGACCCATGTTCGAGTTGGAAACCCGTTAAGATCCGGCCCGATGATGGGAAATGTTAACGAAGGAAAAGGACTATTCGCTCCATTAGTTGTGATTACTCGTAATATAGTTGGAAAGAAACGGTTTAATCAGCTTAGAGGAAAAGCAATTGCTTTACACTCACAG GTAATCACAGAGTTCTGCAAATCGATAGGGGCAGATCAAAAACAACGACAAGGGCTGATTCGGTTGGCGAAGAAAAATGGAGAAAGACTTGGATTCTTAGCTTAA